From the genome of Deltaproteobacteria bacterium, one region includes:
- the leuB gene encoding 3-isopropylmalate dehydrogenase, protein MAAKKICVFPGDGIGPEVVREGLSVLRILEEAAGGKMFETEEELLGGCAYDAHGSPMPDRALALAKASDAVLLGAVGGPKWDPLPFAVRPERALLGLRKELGLFANLRPAVVFAPLLDASPLRRELVEGIDLMVVRELTGGIYFGEPRGVSFINGVETGINTEIYTRPEIERVARVAFELARKRSRRVTSVDKSNVLEATELWRRVVSEVGAKEYPDVALSHMLVDNCAMQLIRNPRQFDVIVTTNLFGDILTDEASMITGSIGMLPSASIGGKVGMYEPIHGSAPDIAGKGVANPLATILSVAMMLKYSFDMPAEAARIEKAVERVLADGYRTGDIYREGEGKKVGTTEMGDRVREAVLNQYQTR, encoded by the coding sequence ATGGCGGCGAAGAAGATCTGCGTTTTTCCGGGCGACGGGATCGGTCCGGAGGTCGTCCGGGAGGGGCTGTCCGTCCTGCGGATCCTCGAGGAGGCCGCCGGGGGAAAGATGTTCGAGACGGAGGAGGAGTTGCTGGGCGGGTGCGCCTACGACGCCCACGGGTCGCCGATGCCGGACCGGGCCCTCGCGCTGGCAAAGGCATCCGACGCGGTTCTGCTCGGTGCGGTCGGCGGTCCGAAGTGGGATCCCCTCCCGTTCGCCGTTCGCCCCGAGCGGGCGCTTCTGGGGCTGCGCAAGGAGCTGGGGCTGTTCGCGAACCTGCGCCCCGCCGTCGTGTTCGCCCCGCTGCTCGACGCCTCCCCCCTGCGCCGGGAGCTGGTCGAGGGGATCGACCTGATGGTGGTGCGCGAGCTGACGGGCGGGATCTACTTCGGGGAACCTCGAGGCGTGTCGTTCATCAATGGCGTGGAGACGGGGATCAACACGGAGATCTACACCCGGCCCGAGATCGAGCGGGTCGCCCGCGTCGCGTTCGAGCTGGCCCGCAAGCGCTCCCGGCGGGTCACCTCCGTCGACAAGTCAAACGTCCTCGAGGCGACGGAGCTGTGGCGCAGGGTGGTGTCCGAGGTCGGCGCGAAGGAGTACCCCGACGTGGCGCTCTCCCACATGCTGGTCGACAACTGCGCGATGCAGCTCATCCGCAACCCCCGGCAGTTCGACGTGATCGTGACGACGAACCTCTTCGGCGACATCCTCACCGACGAGGCGTCGATGATCACCGGGTCGATCGGGATGCTCCCGTCCGCCTCCATCGGGGGAAAGGTGGGGATGTACGAGCCGATCCACGGCAGCGCCCCCGACATCGCGGGGAAGGGGGTCGCCAATCCGCTGGCGACGATCCTTTCCGTCGCAATGATGCTAAAATATTCGTTTGATATGCCCGCGGAGGCCGCCCGGATCGAAAAGGCGGTGGAGCGGGTCCTCGCCGACGGGTACCGGACGGGCGACATCTACCGCGAGGGCGAGGGGAAAAAGGTCGGAACGACCGAGATGGGCGACCGGGTCCGGGAAGCCGTCCTGAACCAATACCAGACGAGGTGA
- the leuD gene encoding 3-isopropylmalate dehydratase small subunit produces MELSGKAWKYGDDVDTDVIIPARYLNTSDPAELARHCMEDIDASFASKVSPGDLIVAGKNFGCGSSREHAPIAIKASGASAVIARSFARIFYRNAFNMGLPIFEAPDAVDEIEAGDRLAVDMERGSLRNETKGKEYRFTPIPPFMRELVAAGGLLNYIAKRKKGA; encoded by the coding sequence ATGGAACTGAGCGGCAAGGCGTGGAAGTACGGGGACGACGTCGACACGGACGTCATCATCCCCGCGCGGTACCTGAACACCTCCGACCCGGCGGAGCTCGCCCGGCACTGCATGGAGGACATCGACGCCTCGTTCGCGTCGAAGGTATCTCCGGGCGACCTCATCGTCGCGGGGAAGAACTTCGGGTGCGGCTCCTCGCGGGAGCACGCCCCGATCGCGATCAAGGCGTCCGGCGCGTCGGCGGTCATCGCCCGCTCGTTCGCCCGGATCTTCTACCGGAACGCCTTCAACATGGGGCTGCCGATCTTCGAGGCCCCCGACGCGGTGGACGAGATCGAGGCGGGAGACCGGCTCGCCGTGGACATGGAGCGGGGGTCCCTGCGGAACGAGACGAAGGGGAAGGAGTACCGTTTCACTCCGATCCCCCCGTTCATGCGGGAGCTGGTGGCCGCCGGCGGGTTGCTGAACTACATCGCGAAGCGGAAGAAGGGGGCCTGA
- the leuC gene encoding 3-isopropylmalate dehydratase large subunit — MGMTLTEKILARHAGRKGVAPGELILAKVDLALGNDVTSPIAIEAFRSLGAAAVFDRERIALVPDHFAPNKDIKSAEQVKMMREFAKEFGVVNYFEVGRMGIEHVLLPDEGLVVPGDLVIGADSHTCTYGALCAFSTGVGSTDLAAAMFSGEVWLKVPETLRIVLSGRPAKWVEGKDVILHIIGEIGVDGALYKAMEYAGDGIAHLSMAWRFTMANMAIEAGAKNGIFPFDAATKAYADGRAKRKYEVVTADPDARYADEISVDLSALEPVVAFPHLPENTRPLSKVGNVPIDQVVVGSCTNGRIEDLRSAAAVIRGRKVHDGVRMLIFPATQEIYLQAMREGLMEAFVTAGAAFSTPTCGPCLGGHMGVLAKGERAISTTNRNFVGRMGHPESEVYLSNPAVAAASAVLGRIGGPDELP, encoded by the coding sequence ATGGGCATGACACTCACTGAAAAAATCCTCGCCAGGCACGCCGGGAGGAAGGGGGTCGCGCCGGGAGAGCTGATCCTGGCGAAGGTCGACCTCGCCCTCGGCAACGACGTCACCAGCCCGATCGCGATCGAGGCGTTCCGGTCGCTGGGGGCCGCGGCGGTGTTCGACCGCGAGCGGATCGCCCTGGTGCCCGACCACTTCGCGCCGAACAAGGACATCAAGAGCGCCGAACAGGTCAAGATGATGCGCGAGTTCGCGAAGGAGTTCGGCGTCGTGAACTACTTCGAGGTCGGCCGGATGGGGATCGAGCACGTCCTGCTCCCGGACGAGGGGCTGGTCGTTCCCGGCGACCTCGTGATCGGCGCGGACAGCCACACCTGCACCTACGGCGCCCTGTGCGCCTTCTCCACCGGGGTGGGGAGCACCGACCTCGCCGCGGCGATGTTCTCGGGGGAGGTGTGGCTCAAGGTCCCCGAGACGCTGCGGATCGTCCTTTCGGGCCGCCCCGCGAAGTGGGTCGAGGGGAAGGACGTGATCCTGCATATCATCGGCGAGATCGGGGTGGACGGGGCGCTCTACAAGGCGATGGAATACGCGGGGGACGGGATCGCGCACCTGTCGATGGCGTGGCGCTTCACCATGGCGAACATGGCGATCGAGGCGGGGGCGAAAAACGGGATCTTCCCGTTCGACGCGGCGACGAAGGCGTACGCCGACGGAAGGGCGAAGCGGAAGTACGAGGTCGTGACGGCCGATCCCGACGCGCGGTACGCGGACGAGATCTCCGTCGACCTTTCGGCGCTCGAGCCGGTGGTCGCGTTCCCGCACCTGCCGGAGAACACGAGGCCGCTGTCGAAGGTGGGGAACGTCCCGATCGACCAGGTCGTGGTGGGGTCGTGCACCAACGGGCGGATCGAGGACCTGCGCAGCGCCGCCGCGGTGATCCGGGGGCGGAAGGTCCACGACGGCGTGCGGATGCTCATCTTTCCCGCTACCCAGGAAATCTACCTGCAGGCGATGCGGGAGGGCCTGATGGAGGCGTTCGTCACGGCGGGGGCGGCCTTCTCCACCCCCACCTGCGGGCCGTGCCTTGGCGGCCACATGGGGGTCCTGGCGAAGGGGGAGCGGGCGATCTCGACGACGAACCGGAACTTCGTCGGCCGGATGGGGCACCCCGAGAGCGAGGTGTACCTCTCCAACCCCGCCGTGGCCGCGGCCTCCGCGGTCCTCGGCCGCATCGGCGGCCCGGACGAACTTCCGTAG